A region of Desulfonatronum thiodismutans DNA encodes the following proteins:
- the pseB gene encoding UDP-N-acetylglucosamine 4,6-dehydratase (inverting), translated as MLNNKSILITGGTGSFGKAFVKTVLERYPDVKRLVVYSRDELKQFEMEQEFDSRKYPAMRFFIGDVRDFSRVRRALEQIEIVVHAAALKQVPAAEYNPFECIKTNILGAQNIIEAGLDTPSVRKVVALSTDKAAAPINLYGATKLCSDKLFIAANNIKGGRDILHTVVRYGNVMGSRGSVIPFFLDRRKTGILPITDPAMTRFNISLQEGVDMVLWSIENAHGGEIFVPKLPSYRVVDVAEAIGPECEKPVIGIRPGEKIHEEMITTSDSHCTVDLGKYFAILPTTGKHGTQHYCDQNGCKLVTPGFAYNSGTNDEFLTVDQLRELIRLHVDPDFVSK; from the coding sequence ATGCTCAACAACAAATCCATTCTCATCACCGGCGGCACGGGTTCATTTGGCAAGGCGTTCGTCAAGACGGTTCTGGAACGCTATCCAGATGTGAAGCGTTTGGTGGTCTATTCCCGTGATGAACTCAAGCAGTTCGAAATGGAGCAGGAATTCGATAGTCGAAAATATCCGGCCATGCGCTTTTTTATCGGCGACGTTCGCGATTTTTCCCGCGTTCGCCGCGCCCTGGAGCAGATCGAGATCGTGGTGCATGCCGCGGCACTCAAGCAGGTACCTGCCGCCGAGTACAATCCCTTCGAGTGCATCAAGACCAACATCCTCGGCGCTCAAAATATCATCGAGGCCGGTTTGGATACACCAAGCGTCCGCAAGGTGGTGGCCTTGTCCACTGACAAGGCGGCCGCGCCAATCAATCTTTACGGCGCGACAAAACTTTGCTCGGACAAGCTGTTCATTGCAGCCAACAATATCAAAGGTGGACGGGATATTCTGCATACCGTGGTGCGCTACGGCAATGTCATGGGTAGCCGGGGTTCGGTGATTCCCTTTTTCCTGGACCGGCGTAAAACCGGCATCCTTCCGATCACCGACCCAGCCATGACCCGGTTCAATATCTCCCTGCAGGAAGGCGTGGACATGGTGCTTTGGAGCATTGAAAATGCCCATGGAGGCGAAATTTTCGTGCCCAAGTTACCTAGCTACAGAGTCGTGGATGTGGCCGAAGCCATTGGTCCTGAATGCGAAAAGCCGGTGATCGGCATCCGGCCTGGTGAAAAGATCCATGAGGAAATGATCACGACAAGCGACAGCCATTGCACCGTAGACCTAGGGAAATATTTCGCCATCCTGCCCACCACGGGCAAGCATGGTACGCAGCATTACTGCGACCAGAATGGATGCAAATTGGTTACGCCTGGGTTTGCGTATAATAGCGGGACGAATGACGAGTTCTTGACGGTTGACCAGTTGCGGGAACTGATCCGGTTGCATGTTGACCCTGATTTTGTCTCCAAATAG
- the pseC gene encoding UDP-4-amino-4,6-dideoxy-N-acetyl-beta-L-altrosamine transaminase, which yields MEGVDSNILIYAFDKSSRFHVQSLEFIQEKTQTSQLAVTEFSLFEFYGVITDGRKIGMPLAPGEAWDVIRDFYEAQSFAVLPCTSACLRKVLENAERFSVKRNDIYDFLIATTFQEHETTTVYTLNTKDFKKFDFIQAVNPFSDISQTSDPRPRTTNPGYIPYGRQSISEQDVAAVCSVLRSDFLTQGPKVPAFEQAVAEYCGAKHAVAVNSATSALHIACLALGLGPEDWLWTSPITFVASANCGLYCGAKVDFVDIDPRTYNMSVSALEAKLAQAEQTGCLPKVVVPVHMCGQPCEMQAVHALSREYGFRIIEDASHAIGGRYKGEPVGNCRYSDITVFSFHPVKIITTGEGGMALTNDQGLAEKMALLRSHGITRDPTRMTGESDGPWYYQQIDLGFNYRMTDIQAALGLSQLQRLDAFVARRRELAQRYDELLPELPVVIPWQHPDGASAWHLYVIRLRADAGPATHRQVFETMRQNGIGVNLHYIPVHTQPYYREFGFKSGDFPEAERYYQEAVSLPLFPAMAEEEQDRVVGALKRFHPTEHTEGHG from the coding sequence ATGGAGGGGGTAGATAGCAATATCTTGATTTATGCCTTTGATAAATCTTCCCGCTTCCATGTCCAGTCACTGGAGTTTATCCAGGAAAAAACGCAAACAAGTCAGTTAGCCGTTACGGAATTCAGCTTGTTTGAATTTTACGGGGTCATCACGGACGGTCGAAAAATAGGGATGCCGTTGGCCCCTGGTGAGGCTTGGGATGTTATCCGCGATTTTTATGAAGCCCAAAGTTTTGCGGTGCTTCCCTGTACGTCCGCCTGTTTGCGCAAGGTACTGGAGAACGCAGAGCGTTTTTCCGTGAAGCGAAATGATATATATGATTTTCTCATCGCAACCACGTTTCAAGAGCATGAGACAACTACGGTCTATACGCTGAATACCAAGGACTTCAAAAAATTTGACTTCATCCAGGCTGTCAATCCGTTTTCTGATATTTCCCAGACTTCTGATCCCCGACCTCGGACTACCAATCCCGGATACATCCCCTACGGTCGGCAATCCATATCCGAGCAGGACGTTGCCGCGGTTTGCTCCGTGTTGCGCTCCGACTTTCTGACCCAAGGCCCGAAAGTCCCTGCTTTTGAACAGGCCGTGGCCGAGTACTGTGGGGCAAAACATGCTGTTGCCGTCAACTCGGCCACCAGCGCCCTGCACATTGCCTGCTTGGCCCTGGGGCTCGGGCCGGAAGATTGGCTTTGGACCTCGCCCATCACTTTTGTTGCCTCGGCCAACTGCGGCCTGTATTGCGGGGCCAAGGTGGATTTCGTGGATATTGATCCGCGCACGTACAATATGAGCGTCAGCGCCTTGGAGGCCAAGCTGGCCCAGGCCGAGCAGACGGGTTGCCTGCCCAAGGTGGTCGTTCCAGTGCATATGTGCGGTCAGCCGTGCGAGATGCAAGCCGTTCACGCCCTGTCCCGGGAGTACGGGTTTCGAATCATCGAGGACGCTTCCCATGCCATTGGTGGCAGGTACAAGGGCGAACCCGTGGGCAACTGCCGCTACAGCGACATCACCGTATTCAGTTTTCACCCGGTGAAGATCATCACCACGGGTGAAGGGGGCATGGCGCTGACCAATGACCAGGGACTTGCGGAGAAGATGGCGTTGTTGCGCAGCCACGGGATCACCCGTGACCCAACGCGGATGACGGGCGAATCAGACGGTCCGTGGTATTATCAGCAGATCGACCTGGGCTTCAATTATCGTATGACCGATATTCAGGCCGCTTTGGGTTTGAGTCAGTTGCAGCGCCTGGATGCCTTCGTTGCCCGCAGGCGTGAGCTTGCCCAGCGCTATGACGAGCTTTTGCCCGAGCTGCCCGTGGTCATCCCTTGGCAGCATCCGGACGGGGCCTCGGCGTGGCATCTGTACGTGATCCGGCTGCGAGCCGACGCGGGGCCTGCTACGCATCGCCAAGTTTTCGAGACAATGCGTCAAAATGGCATCGGCGTGAACCTGCACTACATCCCGGTGCACACTCAGCCGTACTACCGGGAATTCGGCTTTAAGTCCGGTGACTTTCCTGAAGCGGAAAGATACTACCAGGAAGCCGTCTCTCTGCCTCTGTTCCCGGCCATGGCCGAGGAAGAACAGGATCGGGTGGTGGGAGCTCTGAAAAGATTTCATCCCACGGAACACACGGAAGGACACGGATAG
- a CDS encoding pseudaminic acid biosynthesis-associated methylase → MNETSYATEQEAFWAGQFGAEYIDRNKSHQLIAANISLFNRALRMAGPIHSCIEFGANIGLNLAALRMLYPSQKQYAVEINRQATAELRAHIPEDNIFEMSILDFDAESIPDGKCDLVLSKGVLIHINPDMLQHVYSRLYQATNRHILLAEYYNPSPVDIPYRGHKGKLFKRDFAGEMLDRFPDLKLIDYGFVYHREKAFPQDDINWFLLEKITA, encoded by the coding sequence ATGAATGAAACAAGTTATGCTACCGAACAGGAAGCTTTCTGGGCCGGACAATTTGGCGCGGAGTATATTGACCGGAATAAGAGCCATCAACTTATTGCTGCCAACATATCTCTTTTCAACCGTGCACTCCGCATGGCCGGACCGATTCATTCCTGTATTGAATTCGGCGCAAACATAGGCTTGAATTTGGCAGCCCTTCGTATGCTTTATCCGTCTCAAAAGCAGTATGCCGTTGAGATCAATAGACAGGCGACAGCGGAACTTCGAGCACATATTCCTGAGGACAATATTTTTGAGATGTCAATTCTTGATTTTGATGCAGAAAGCATTCCGGATGGCAAATGTGACTTGGTGCTCAGCAAAGGGGTGCTTATTCATATCAACCCTGATATGCTGCAGCATGTATATAGCCGACTTTATCAGGCTACGAACAGGCATATTCTTCTGGCTGAATACTACAATCCTTCTCCTGTTGATATTCCATATAGAGGGCATAAAGGTAAGCTTTTCAAGAGAGACTTTGCAGGGGAGATGCTTGATAGATTCCCGGATTTAAAACTTATTGACTATGGTTTTGTCTACCATCGGGAAAAAGCATTTCCGCAAGATGACATCAACTGGTTCTTGCTGGAAAAAATTACGGCATGA
- the pseG gene encoding UDP-2,4-diacetamido-2,4,6-trideoxy-beta-L-altropyranose hydrolase encodes MNIAIRVDASLHIGTGHVMRCLTLAEVLRAKGARVVFISRELPEHLRELVAGKGIEVVRLGESGTDNTPEQADPSPLAHASWLGTTQSSDAIKTITAMESIAPWDWAIVDHYSLDYRWESAVRRVADRIMVIDDLADRKHDCDLLLDQNYFQDTGKRYQGLLPDKSQTLLGPKYALLRPEFRQARKFCRMRGNGIARVLIYFGGNDPDNLTGMALGAMNDISLCHLLVDAVIGPNSQHQAQLEKQAANRPGTYLHIQPEGFTELMLRADICIGAGGSTTWERLCLGLPSLVITVAENQVAFTVELDRDGLVSWIGRKKDISASDIRKAFVHEIEKLKIQALFSNAPAPVDGLGALRVAEKIFPSGKEELSLRKTCREDMDLFYCWANDPFVRENSFQKNPISWHEHVAWFNNKLESGLANILVMQTRSGLPVGQIRFDRDQEVLNISYSLDPIARGRGWGGQLIELGSNAVRSTAQGKFIQGKVKTSNPASMQIFRKHGYTETLENGVITFRKSIQ; translated from the coding sequence ATGAACATCGCCATCCGTGTTGACGCATCTTTGCACATTGGCACCGGCCATGTCATGCGTTGCCTGACCCTGGCCGAAGTGCTCCGTGCCAAAGGTGCCCGGGTTGTCTTTATCAGCCGTGAGCTTCCAGAGCATTTGCGGGAGCTTGTCGCAGGGAAGGGGATTGAAGTCGTCAGGCTGGGGGAGTCTGGTACGGATAACACCCCTGAGCAAGCTGATCCTTCACCACTTGCTCATGCATCCTGGCTTGGGACGACGCAATCCTCTGACGCCATAAAGACCATCACGGCCATGGAGAGCATCGCTCCCTGGGACTGGGCCATCGTTGACCATTACAGCCTGGATTATCGCTGGGAATCAGCCGTGCGCAGAGTTGCAGACAGAATCATGGTCATTGATGATCTCGCTGACAGAAAACATGACTGCGACCTGTTGTTGGATCAAAATTATTTTCAGGATACAGGGAAGCGCTATCAAGGCCTCTTGCCCGACAAGAGCCAAACGCTGCTTGGTCCCAAATACGCTTTGCTCCGCCCGGAATTCCGCCAGGCCAGGAAATTCTGCCGCATGCGCGGAAACGGCATTGCGCGGGTATTGATCTATTTTGGCGGCAACGATCCGGACAACCTGACCGGCATGGCTCTGGGGGCCATGAACGACATAAGCTTATGTCACCTGCTTGTAGACGCCGTGATTGGCCCCAACAGTCAGCATCAGGCGCAACTTGAGAAGCAAGCGGCCAATCGTCCCGGCACATACCTGCATATCCAGCCGGAGGGATTCACCGAACTCATGCTCAGGGCGGATATTTGCATTGGCGCGGGTGGTTCAACAACCTGGGAGAGGCTTTGTCTTGGCCTGCCCAGCCTTGTGATCACCGTGGCAGAAAACCAGGTGGCTTTTACTGTAGAGTTGGATCGGGACGGACTTGTTTCCTGGATTGGCAGAAAAAAGGACATTTCGGCCTCGGATATCAGAAAGGCCTTTGTTCATGAAATTGAGAAATTGAAGATACAAGCGCTTTTCTCGAATGCACCTGCTCCCGTGGATGGTCTTGGGGCCTTGAGGGTTGCGGAAAAAATTTTTCCTTCGGGAAAAGAGGAGCTTTCTCTTCGCAAGACTTGCCGTGAAGATATGGACCTTTTTTACTGCTGGGCTAATGACCCATTCGTTAGGGAAAATTCTTTTCAGAAAAACCCAATATCCTGGCATGAACATGTAGCCTGGTTCAACAACAAACTGGAATCAGGATTAGCAAATATTTTGGTCATGCAGACACGTTCTGGTTTGCCCGTAGGCCAAATACGCTTTGATAGAGATCAGGAAGTTTTGAATATCAGTTACAGTTTGGATCCAATCGCCAGAGGACGAGGATGGGGGGGGCAGCTGATAGAATTGGGAAGCAATGCAGTCAGGAGTACAGCCCAGGGAAAGTTCATTCAGGGCAAAGTGAAAACAAGCAATCCAGCCTCAATGCAAATATTTCGCAAACACGGCTACACCGAGACACTAGAAAACGGTGTGATCACTTTCAGGAAAAGTATCCAGTGA
- the pseI gene encoding pseudaminic acid synthase: MISIAQRKISLRDEPFIIAEMSGNHNQSLDRALEIVEAAARSGAHGFKLQTYTPDTMTLDLSEGEFFISDDKSLWKGRSLFDLYQEAHTPWEWHKPIFERARELGLIVFSTPFDETSVDFLDALDVPCYKIASFENADIPLIRKVASTGKPMIISTGMATIAELDETVRTARENGCRDIVLLKCTSTYPATPENTNILTIPHMRELYGCEVGLSDHTLGIGAAVAAVALSATVIEKHFTLSRADGGVDAAFSLEPHEMKNLVEETQRAWQAMGKVQYGPMEAERKSMVFRRSLYITRELKAGDVLTRENVRSIRPGHGLPPKYLDVVLGKFMTRDVKMGTPLSWDLLGGPLS, encoded by the coding sequence GTGATCAGTATTGCTCAGAGAAAAATTTCATTACGTGATGAGCCGTTCATTATCGCCGAGATGTCCGGCAATCACAATCAGTCCCTGGACCGGGCACTGGAGATTGTGGAAGCCGCAGCCAGGTCCGGCGCTCATGGGTTCAAGCTGCAGACCTACACTCCGGACACCATGACATTGGACCTGAGTGAAGGCGAGTTTTTTATTTCCGATGACAAAAGCCTCTGGAAGGGCCGCTCGTTATTCGATCTCTATCAGGAGGCCCATACACCCTGGGAATGGCATAAGCCTATTTTCGAGAGGGCCAGGGAGTTGGGGCTAATTGTCTTCAGCACACCGTTTGACGAGACGTCCGTGGATTTTCTGGATGCCCTGGATGTGCCTTGCTATAAGATCGCCTCTTTTGAAAATGCGGACATTCCCTTGATCCGCAAAGTGGCCTCCACGGGCAAGCCCATGATCATCTCCACGGGCATGGCCACCATTGCCGAGTTGGACGAAACGGTCCGCACTGCCAGGGAAAACGGGTGCCGGGATATCGTGCTCTTAAAATGCACCAGCACTTACCCAGCCACTCCAGAGAATACCAATATTTTGACTATCCCGCACATGCGAGAGTTGTATGGCTGTGAAGTGGGCTTGTCTGACCATACCTTGGGTATTGGCGCTGCCGTTGCAGCCGTGGCCTTGAGCGCAACGGTCATTGAAAAACATTTCACCTTGAGCCGGGCGGATGGCGGTGTCGATGCGGCTTTTTCGCTTGAGCCCCATGAAATGAAGAACCTGGTTGAAGAGACTCAGCGGGCTTGGCAGGCTATGGGGAAAGTGCAGTATGGTCCCATGGAGGCGGAAAGGAAGTCCATGGTCTTCAGACGTTCTCTGTATATAACTCGTGAACTCAAGGCAGGCGATGTCCTGACCAGGGAAAACGTCCGTTCCATCAGGCCGGGGCACGGTCTGCCGCCGAAATATTTGGACGTGGTGCTGGGAAAGTTCATGACCAGGGATGTGAAGATGGGCACGCCACTGTCCTGGGATTTACTGGGAGGACCACTGTCTTGA
- the pseF gene encoding pseudaminic acid cytidylyltransferase produces MRRIAVIPARSGSKRIPNKNIREFAGRPMICHAINAALEADIFDKVVVSTDSDAIAAIAEACGAAAPFRRPPELSDDHTGVAPVLLHAIDQLERVGEIIHEACLIYATAALVTAATLRAGLMVLREKGADSVFSVTTFPAPVLRSLVLDDQGRLRMAWPEHELTRSQDLPEHYHDAGQFHWVRVDAFRKSQRMYMDQSWPVFIPRHRVQDIDTPEDWQRAELLFTAANISHHYGQGDGIR; encoded by the coding sequence TTGAGGCGTATCGCGGTCATACCCGCCCGGAGCGGCAGCAAGCGCATACCGAACAAGAATATCCGGGAATTCGCCGGTCGGCCCATGATCTGCCATGCCATCAACGCCGCGCTGGAGGCGGACATCTTCGACAAGGTCGTCGTCAGCACGGACTCCGACGCCATCGCGGCCATTGCCGAAGCCTGTGGCGCTGCAGCGCCTTTTCGTCGACCGCCGGAACTTTCCGACGATCATACCGGGGTGGCACCCGTCCTGTTGCATGCCATTGATCAGTTGGAGCGTGTCGGCGAGATAATCCATGAGGCCTGCCTGATTTACGCCACAGCGGCCCTGGTAACAGCGGCAACTCTGCGGGCAGGGTTGATGGTTTTGCGGGAAAAAGGGGCTGATTCCGTTTTCAGCGTGACAACGTTTCCAGCACCCGTCTTACGAAGCCTTGTCCTGGATGACCAGGGGCGGTTGCGCATGGCATGGCCGGAGCATGAATTGACACGGTCCCAGGATTTGCCAGAGCATTACCACGACGCGGGGCAGTTCCATTGGGTGCGCGTGGATGCGTTTAGGAAATCGCAACGCATGTATATGGACCAATCCTGGCCGGTTTTCATCCCGCGACACCGCGTGCAGGACATCGACACCCCGGAGGACTGGCAACGGGCCGAACTGCTCTTTACGGCAGCGAACATTTCTCATCACTATGGACAAGGAGACGGGATAAGATGA
- a CDS encoding N-acetyl sugar amidotransferase: protein MIRYCTSCLFPETKPDLELDKDGVCSACIYYARRKEVDWDARKEELVAILERYCCQDGSRYDCIVPSSGGKDSHFQVTKMLELGMNPLVVTSTTCAPSDIGKRNIDNLKDLGVDYVEFSYNRPVRRRLNRFALEQIGDISWPEHVTIFTVPVHYAVKFNVPLIIWGENSQNEYGGPAGAAENNALNRRWLEEFGGLLGLRVTDLIGQEGIEQKHLIMYTYPNDLDLQRTGVTGLFLGYFVPWDGLQNALVAQSRGFETWPGFVEGTIANYENLDNHQTGIHDYFKYLKYGFGRATDLANLHIRRGRLRREDALEMVKIHDGRFPWTYLGKPIEVTLTEIGLTLDAFIAICDRYTNKRIFKTDAKGKLVKDNGRPVKINHDNP, encoded by the coding sequence ATGATCCGGTATTGCACTTCGTGCCTTTTTCCAGAGACAAAGCCTGACCTGGAGCTGGACAAGGATGGCGTATGCAGCGCCTGCATCTATTATGCGCGGCGCAAGGAAGTGGATTGGGACGCCCGGAAGGAAGAGCTGGTCGCGATTCTGGAGCGTTATTGCTGCCAAGATGGGTCGCGTTACGACTGCATCGTGCCCAGTAGCGGAGGCAAGGACAGCCATTTCCAGGTCACCAAGATGCTGGAGCTGGGCATGAATCCGCTGGTTGTCACAAGCACCACCTGTGCTCCTTCCGACATTGGGAAGCGCAATATCGACAACCTCAAAGACCTTGGCGTGGATTATGTTGAATTCAGCTATAACCGGCCGGTACGGAGAAGGCTGAACCGTTTTGCCCTGGAGCAGATCGGCGATATATCCTGGCCGGAGCACGTAACGATTTTCACCGTTCCGGTGCATTACGCCGTCAAGTTCAATGTTCCGTTGATCATCTGGGGAGAGAACTCCCAAAACGAGTACGGCGGTCCGGCCGGGGCCGCGGAGAATAACGCCTTGAATCGGCGCTGGCTGGAGGAATTCGGCGGGCTGCTTGGCCTGCGGGTCACGGATCTGATCGGCCAGGAAGGCATCGAGCAGAAGCATCTGATCATGTACACCTATCCCAATGATCTGGATCTTCAGCGCACAGGCGTCACGGGCCTCTTTCTGGGCTACTTTGTCCCCTGGGACGGTTTGCAGAATGCTCTTGTAGCCCAGAGCCGCGGCTTTGAAACTTGGCCCGGCTTTGTGGAAGGAACCATTGCCAACTACGAGAATCTGGACAACCACCAAACCGGCATTCACGACTATTTTAAATATTTGAAGTATGGTTTCGGCAGAGCCACGGACTTGGCCAACCTGCATATTCGTCGGGGACGGTTGCGTCGCGAGGATGCCCTGGAAATGGTCAAAATCCACGACGGTCGCTTCCCCTGGACGTACCTGGGCAAGCCCATCGAGGTAACGCTCACGGAGATCGGGCTGACCCTTGATGCGTTCATCGCCATTTGCGACCGTTACACCAACAAGCGCATTTTCAAGACCGATGCCAAGGGCAAGCTGGTCAAGGACAATGGGCGTCCGGTCAAGATCAACCACGACAACCCATGA
- the hisH gene encoding imidazole glycerol phosphate synthase subunit HisH has protein sequence MKRIAIMDYGMCNLDSVARAVAVCKAEPRIVREAGDMIDVDGLILPGVGAFPDAMDELDRLGLSSIIREMVLDQGRPFLGICLGMQLMADEGTEGVSRAGLGLLPGRAVRLVPDTNQTRIPHVGWNEVHHTAPSALFVGIPSGTDFYFVHSYHVQTEPDHILATTPYCGGFVSAVGHGTIFGTQFHPEKSLTSGLKLLENFLALC, from the coding sequence ATGAAACGCATTGCCATTATGGATTACGGGATGTGCAACCTGGACTCCGTGGCCAGGGCCGTGGCGGTTTGCAAGGCAGAGCCGCGCATTGTCCGGGAAGCCGGAGACATGATCGACGTTGACGGCCTGATCCTGCCGGGGGTAGGGGCATTTCCGGACGCCATGGATGAGCTGGATCGCCTGGGCTTGAGCTCCATCATTCGCGAAATGGTCTTGGACCAGGGCCGCCCTTTTCTTGGCATCTGCCTGGGCATGCAGCTTATGGCGGACGAAGGCACGGAAGGTGTAAGCCGTGCCGGTCTTGGGTTGTTGCCGGGGAGGGCGGTTCGGCTTGTGCCTGATACCAACCAAACCCGCATCCCGCATGTCGGATGGAATGAGGTACATCATACAGCGCCGTCTGCGTTGTTTGTTGGAATCCCCAGCGGGACGGACTTTTATTTCGTGCATAGCTACCACGTTCAAACCGAACCTGACCACATATTGGCCACGACCCCCTATTGCGGCGGATTCGTCTCCGCGGTTGGACACGGGACTATTTTCGGCACCCAATTCCATCCGGAAAAAAGTCTCACGTCCGGACTGAAGCTTCTGGAAAATTTTCTTGCGCTATGTTGA
- the hisF gene encoding imidazole glycerol phosphate synthase subunit HisF: MLKIRIIPTLLHKGLGLVKGVGFNSWRRVGSALQSIKVYSLRGVDELLFLDISATPENRPPDFSTIDDLADECFMPLAVGGGVRSVEDVRRMLLVGADKVVVNSAAVYDEGLVHEAAKRFGAQCIVVSIDYRQHADGSREVFAHCGTRATGLDAVLFARRMADAGAGEILLTSIERDGAMNGYDIEGIAKVAEAVGVPVIASGGAGSYEDMYLAITQGGAAAVAAASIYHFTEMTPREAKVYLHGKGVAVRMNNNT; this comes from the coding sequence ATGTTGAAGATCCGGATCATTCCCACATTGCTGCACAAGGGGCTCGGGCTGGTCAAAGGGGTTGGTTTCAATTCCTGGCGCAGGGTGGGCAGTGCCTTGCAGAGCATCAAGGTGTACTCCCTGCGGGGGGTGGATGAGTTGCTCTTCCTGGACATCAGCGCCACCCCGGAGAACCGCCCGCCAGATTTTTCAACCATTGACGACCTCGCCGATGAGTGCTTCATGCCGCTGGCCGTGGGCGGAGGCGTTCGGTCCGTTGAGGATGTGCGCCGGATGTTGCTGGTCGGCGCGGACAAGGTTGTTGTCAACAGCGCGGCTGTGTACGACGAAGGCCTTGTTCATGAAGCAGCCAAGCGGTTCGGTGCCCAGTGCATCGTGGTTTCCATAGACTATCGGCAGCATGCCGATGGAAGCCGGGAAGTGTTTGCGCATTGCGGAACCCGCGCCACCGGGCTGGACGCCGTGCTGTTCGCCAGGCGCATGGCCGACGCGGGGGCCGGGGAAATTCTGCTTACTTCCATCGAGCGGGATGGGGCCATGAACGGGTATGATATTGAGGGCATAGCAAAGGTGGCTGAAGCCGTGGGCGTTCCCGTCATCGCGTCCGGGGGCGCGGGAAGCTACGAAGACATGTATCTTGCCATAACGCAAGGCGGCGCTGCCGCTGTTGCAGCCGCAAGCATCTATCATTTCACCGAAATGACACCCCGCGAGGCCAAGGTATATCTGCATGGAAAAGGTGTGGCCGTGCGGATGAATAACAACACATAA